DNA sequence from the Peptoniphilus sp. GNH genome:
CGCTTTTGGAGTTTGTGATTTTACAATGCCTTCACCTATTGCATTATACTCTACTTTTAAGTCTTTTAAAATACTTATAGCCTCTTCCTTGGTCTTATCTATTAAATTTGGCATTACTCTATCGCTACCCATGTTGTTTTCCACTTCAAGATCTATTATCGTGCCTTGTTTTACATAGGCTCCAGCCTCAACAGATTGGCCTTTGACAACAGATGTTCCAGATGAATTTTCAGTTGTCACATTAAATTTCAAGCCCCTTGTCACAAGTGCTTTGCCAGCATCTTGAATCAACAAGTTTGAAACATCTGGCACTTGAACGAGGTTGGCATCTTTTTGTTGATTTATGCCTTCTGTCCTTTGGACCTTCAAATAAGAAAGAGTTTTTCCAATCACATATGAACCATATGGCGCAGCAACAGTACCACCATGGGTTAGGCCTTGCGGATCTTTTACGACTACAAGTACAGTTATCTTGGGATCATTTATAGGAGCAACACCCACAAAAGAAGCCACATACTTGCCTTGAGCATATCCATTGCCATTTTCTGATATCATATTTGCAGTACCAGTTTTTCCTCCGACTCTATATCCATCAACCTTGGCCCTCTTACCAGTACCATTTAGGACAACTCTTTCCATAAGTCCGAGCATGGTCTTGGAGGTTGACTTTGAAATCACTTGCCTTACCTTTTGTGTTTTAAAAGTCTCTATGACGTTGCCATCAGCATCCATTAAAGTCTTTCCGATTCTCGGCACATTCAATTCTCCTCCGTTGGCAATTGCAGAAACTGCATTTATAAGTTGAAGCGGTGTACAAGCTATACCATGTCCATAGGATAAGGTGGCAAGCTCTGCAGGTCCTATTGCCTCAACACTTGCTGGAATCTTTCCTTTTTCCTCGGCAGGAAGCTCTATTCCAGTTCTCTCTCCAAACCCAAAGGCCCTTATGAAATGGAGCATATTTTGTCTGCCAAGCTCTCTTCCCAATTGCACAAAGGAAATGTTACAAGATTGTTCCAAGGCTTGTGCCATGGTCTTGGCTCCCCTTATTGTGCAAGTACAACCTATTCTCTTTACACCAGGTATATCTGTTATGGCCCCAGTACAATAGTAAGTCTTATCTGGCCAAGAAGTGCCCGCTTCTATGGCAGATGCAGCCGTCACAAGTTTAAAAGTAGAACCGGGTTCATATATGTCATTTACGGCAAAATTTCTCCAGTTTTTAAACCACATTTCCACCTTTTGTTGATCTGTAAGCTCAGGCCAAATTTCTCTTTGCTCAGGTGTTTGTGGCTCTCTTGGTTTGTTCAAATCATAGTCATCTATATTAGCCATAGCCAAAATCTCTGAGTTTTGAGTATCTTGGACTATTATGGATACTTTTTCTGCAGAAAATCTTGCCTTGGCTTCTCTTGCCGCTTCTTCAGCTATTTGTTGGATATTTATATCCATGGTAAGGCCTAAAAAAAGTCCCTCTTTAGGTGCAAAGGTCTCTTGATCTGTAAGCGGAATACGACCGCCTCCCCCTTGTCTGTACTTGAAAATTTTCCCAGAAATGCCGCTTAGTATGCTATCAAAGCCAGATTCAACTCCGTATTGGCCTATGTTTTCATCATTTACAAAGCCAATGACATGAGAACCCAAGTTCTTGT
Encoded proteins:
- a CDS encoding PASTA domain-containing protein, yielding MKLFNRFRNKKKKSDKGSNKKSFSANANRKIIFILVILTFLIVVIFSKLFYLQVLVSDKYTRLALRQITGTEVLNSERGIIYDRNLKELALNVACADAYYNMDPDANPKNDKESLSEYEARYKSDLEADAEKIAAICSVNKEELLEKMKGEKPVKILSDVERSKTLELRDAGIRRLSLEDKMKRSYPYKNLGSHVIGFVNDENIGQYGVESGFDSILSGISGKIFKYRQGGGGRIPLTDQETFAPKEGLFLGLTMDINIQQIAEEAAREAKARFSAEKVSIIVQDTQNSEILAMANIDDYDLNKPREPQTPEQREIWPELTDQQKVEMWFKNWRNFAVNDIYEPGSTFKLVTAASAIEAGTSWPDKTYYCTGAITDIPGVKRIGCTCTIRGAKTMAQALEQSCNISFVQLGRELGRQNMLHFIRAFGFGERTGIELPAEEKGKIPASVEAIGPAELATLSYGHGIACTPLQLINAVSAIANGGELNVPRIGKTLMDADGNVIETFKTQKVRQVISKSTSKTMLGLMERVVLNGTGKRAKVDGYRVGGKTGTANMISENGNGYAQGKYVASFVGVAPINDPKITVLVVVKDPQGLTHGGTVAAPYGSYVIGKTLSYLKVQRTEGINQQKDANLVQVPDVSNLLIQDAGKALVTRGLKFNVTTENSSGTSVVKGQSVEAGAYVKQGTIIDLEVENNMGSDRVMPNLIDKTKEEAISILKDLKVEYNAIGEGIVKSQTPKAGSVLNKDTMVDLEFDSEDKADELIKKSGSKGLVKDAGKDDITD